The Methyloferula stellata AR4 genome includes a window with the following:
- the rpmG gene encoding 50S ribosomal protein L33, whose protein sequence is MAKAAMIKIKLLSTADTGYFYVTKKNARTKTEKLTFKKYDPVVRKHVEFKETKIK, encoded by the coding sequence ATGGCTAAGGCCGCGATGATCAAGATCAAGCTCCTGTCGACTGCCGACACGGGCTATTTCTATGTGACCAAAAAGAACGCCCGCACTAAGACCGAGAAGCTGACGTTCAAGAAATATGATCCCGTCGTGCGCAAGCATGTCGAGTTCAAGGAAACCAAGATCAAGTGA
- a CDS encoding MFS transporter — protein MKTALGIAAAIATISIVGVGLSLTIALLSVRLEEAGYSARAIGLNPAAGGLATLAWAPFVPVLARWIGTRRLLLLALIIGALSLAAFALTGDYLSWLLIRAIFGATLTTLFVISEYWINAVAPPGRRGIVMGLYTTTLAIGFALGPLILLVTGVEGAKPFVIGIALFIIATLPIALNQSAPQIEARTAIPVSSFLTLMPVATLAALLHGAIETASMSLLPVYALRIHLGVEAGAGFLGLFLLGNMLFQIPIGLLSDRFNRRRLLFAVALGGLLGTIALPLAASVNFILFCVMLTVWGGLVGGFYAIGLALLGSRYGGAELASANAAFVMFYSLGMLAGPPVVGFGLDLVTPNGFFIGIAVLILPYLALVWRSLRHADS, from the coding sequence ATGAAAACCGCGCTCGGAATCGCCGCGGCCATAGCCACGATCTCGATTGTCGGCGTCGGCCTGTCGCTCACCATCGCGCTTTTGTCGGTGCGCCTCGAAGAGGCCGGATATTCGGCGAGAGCCATCGGCTTGAACCCGGCGGCGGGCGGCCTCGCGACGCTCGCCTGGGCGCCCTTCGTACCGGTTTTAGCGCGATGGATCGGCACCCGCCGTCTTTTGCTGCTTGCGCTCATCATTGGCGCGCTCAGCCTCGCGGCTTTCGCTCTCACCGGCGATTATCTGTCCTGGCTCCTCATCCGCGCCATCTTCGGCGCCACGCTGACGACTTTATTCGTGATCAGCGAATATTGGATCAATGCGGTCGCACCGCCCGGCCGGCGCGGCATCGTCATGGGTCTTTACACGACGACGCTTGCCATCGGCTTCGCCCTTGGCCCGCTCATCCTTCTCGTCACCGGCGTCGAAGGGGCAAAACCCTTCGTCATCGGCATCGCGCTTTTCATCATCGCCACATTGCCGATCGCGCTCAATCAAAGCGCGCCGCAGATCGAGGCTCGCACCGCAATCCCCGTCTCCAGCTTTTTGACGCTGATGCCGGTCGCGACGCTGGCCGCGCTTCTCCACGGCGCCATCGAGACGGCGAGCATGAGCCTTCTGCCCGTCTATGCCTTGCGAATCCACCTCGGCGTCGAAGCCGGCGCCGGATTTCTCGGGCTCTTTCTTCTCGGCAATATGCTGTTTCAAATCCCGATCGGCCTGCTGTCGGACCGCTTCAACCGGCGCAGACTTCTATTCGCCGTCGCGCTCGGTGGCCTGCTCGGGACCATCGCGCTGCCTTTGGCGGCTTCCGTCAACTTTATCCTGTTCTGCGTGATGTTGACCGTCTGGGGCGGCCTCGTCGGCGGCTTTTATGCCATCGGCCTCGCGCTTTTGGGTTCGCGCTATGGCGGAGCGGAATTGGCGAGCGCCAATGCGGCTTTCGTCATGTTTTATTCGCTCGGCATGCTGGCCGGGCCGCCGGTGGTCGGTTTCGGGCTCGATCTTGTGACGCCGAACGGGTTTTTTATCGGGATCGCCGTGTTGATTTTGCCCTATTTGGCTCTCGTTTGGCGCAGCTTGCGACACGCGGATTCTTGA
- a CDS encoding NUDIX hydrolase, which produces MVTAANDPEPRLAASLILIDHSFKAEPKLLLGRRHANHVFLPGKFVFPGGRSEPEDAKMTALGTLAPQAARRLSQPATGNAIAAPEALALTAIRELFEETGMLLGDRSELAVSAPPDTTWAQFAAAQVIPDLNKLHYVARALTPPGYPRRFDTHFFAADAKDISATKEDAVNDGSELVELRWVTVAELARLDILPVTYFIALELAHRLAAGLGHDLPVPYFYAQDDRWIRAEV; this is translated from the coding sequence ATGGTGACGGCGGCAAACGATCCGGAGCCGCGTCTCGCCGCAAGTCTGATCCTGATCGACCATAGTTTCAAAGCCGAACCGAAACTTCTTCTCGGACGCCGGCACGCCAATCACGTTTTTTTGCCGGGCAAATTCGTCTTTCCCGGCGGACGCAGCGAGCCCGAAGACGCCAAGATGACTGCGCTCGGCACACTTGCCCCGCAGGCGGCTAGACGATTGAGCCAACCCGCGACGGGCAACGCCATCGCCGCGCCCGAGGCACTCGCCCTGACGGCGATCCGCGAACTCTTCGAAGAAACGGGCATGCTGCTTGGGGATCGCAGCGAGCTTGCAGTGTCAGCCCCGCCCGATACCACCTGGGCGCAATTCGCGGCGGCGCAGGTGATCCCGGATCTCAACAAATTGCATTATGTCGCGCGCGCGCTGACACCGCCTGGATATCCGCGCCGCTTCGATACGCATTTCTTCGCCGCCGACGCGAAGGATATCTCCGCGACCAAAGAAGACGCGGTCAATGACGGCTCCGAACTCGTCGAGCTTCGCTGGGTGACCGTCGCGGAGCTGGCGCGCCTCGACATTCTGCCCGTCACTTATTTCATCGCCCTGGAGCTTGCGCATCGGCTCGCGGCTGGTCTAGGCCATGACCTGCCGGTTCCTTATTTTTACGCGCAGGACGATCGTTGGATACGCGCCGAAGTCTGA
- a CDS encoding DUF983 domain-containing protein codes for MKAVQVSYPAVVMSHDAGMPTSERSERKIGRSLWRGFRGRCPSCGEGKMFYRYLKVNDKCPACGEELFHQRADDAPPYMTIFVVGHIIGASMLIVEDKWPDAPLSLHIAIWPALTIVLSLALLPMMKGALIGYQWALRMHGFDDAAEAEKTPAE; via the coding sequence ATGAAAGCTGTGCAAGTGTCTTATCCCGCCGTCGTAATGTCGCATGACGCGGGCATGCCAACATCCGAGCGCAGCGAGCGCAAGATTGGACGCTCGCTGTGGCGAGGCTTTCGCGGCCGCTGCCCCTCATGCGGCGAAGGCAAGATGTTTTACCGTTACCTCAAAGTTAACGATAAATGCCCGGCCTGCGGCGAAGAACTGTTCCATCAGCGCGCCGATGATGCGCCGCCCTATATGACCATCTTCGTCGTCGGCCATATCATCGGAGCCTCGATGCTGATCGTCGAGGACAAATGGCCGGACGCGCCGCTCTCGCTGCATATTGCGATCTGGCCGGCGCTGACAATCGTCCTGTCCCTGGCCTTGCTGCCGATGATGAAAGGCGCTTTGATCGGTTATCAATGGGCTTTGCGCATGCACGGATTTGACGATGCTGCGGAGGCCGAAAAAACACCTGCGGAGTAA
- the rnr gene encoding ribonuclease R, with amino-acid sequence MTEGMDAPAPPPLPTREEILAFIAREREALGEKTPSKIGKREIARAFGIRGSDKIGLKRVLKELEAEGAIERRRKTLHKAGLLPTVVLAEIFSRDRDGDLLAVPAEWDPSDGDVPKIVLLLPRVQRRGAPVPGLGDRALVRVEPLRDAAAHEPAYSGRIIKLLSRAKAQVLGIYRRDPQGGGRVSPVDKKMASRGDYRILPGDESTAEEGDLVAVEVLAASRLGLPSARVREKLGSLSSERAISLIAIHTHGIPNQFRPEALAEAEHMRHATMEHREDWRDLPLVTIDPADAKDHDDAVYAREDDDPNNKGGHIVVVAIADVASYVRPHSQLDKEALDRGNSVYFPDRVVPMLPERISNDLCSLRALEDRPALAVRMFVDAHGRKLRHTFHRIMMRSAAKLSYPQAQAAIDGAPDETTAPLLTLTLRPLWAAYAAIKIARDQRAPLDLDLPERKILLKPDGSIDRVIVPQRLDAHRLIEEFMIMANVAAAESLEDKREMLIYRVHDEPTVEKLNNLAEFLASIGIKLAKGQVLRPEQFNGILKRVRGTENEQLVNEVVLRSQAQAEYAAENYGHFGLNLRRYAHFTSPIRRYADLIVHRALIKALHFGHGGMPDMTREQLAEIAARISAAERRAMAAERETTDRLIATHLANQIGAQFEGRISGATRAGLFVKLADTGADGFIPAATLGADYFRYEETQHALVGTRSGITHRLGDPVTVKLVEAAPFAGALRFELIDSEPRRGQRPLKGKVPRDSGPHVPKSRSRLSKAHRS; translated from the coding sequence ATGACCGAGGGAATGGATGCACCCGCTCCTCCCCCGCTTCCGACACGCGAGGAAATTCTGGCCTTTATCGCGCGCGAACGCGAAGCGCTCGGCGAAAAGACACCATCGAAGATTGGCAAGCGCGAAATCGCGCGAGCCTTCGGCATCAGGGGCTCTGATAAGATCGGTCTCAAACGTGTCCTGAAGGAGCTCGAAGCCGAAGGCGCGATCGAACGCCGCCGCAAAACTCTGCACAAGGCCGGACTTCTGCCGACCGTCGTTCTCGCCGAGATTTTCTCGCGCGACCGCGACGGCGATCTTCTCGCGGTTCCGGCCGAATGGGACCCGAGCGACGGCGACGTGCCGAAAATCGTTTTGCTTCTGCCGCGCGTGCAGCGGCGGGGCGCGCCGGTCCCAGGCCTCGGCGACCGCGCGCTCGTGCGCGTCGAGCCATTGCGCGACGCCGCGGCGCATGAGCCTGCCTATAGCGGCCGCATCATCAAGCTTTTGTCCCGCGCAAAGGCTCAGGTGCTCGGCATCTACCGCCGCGATCCGCAAGGCGGCGGGCGTGTGTCGCCGGTCGATAAGAAGATGGCCTCACGCGGGGATTACCGCATCCTGCCGGGCGACGAGAGTACGGCCGAGGAAGGCGATCTCGTCGCGGTGGAGGTTCTGGCCGCGAGCCGCCTCGGCCTGCCCTCGGCTCGCGTGCGCGAAAAGCTCGGCTCGCTCTCAAGCGAACGCGCGATCAGCCTGATCGCCATCCACACGCATGGCATTCCCAACCAGTTCCGCCCCGAAGCGCTCGCCGAGGCAGAGCATATGCGCCATGCTACGATGGAGCATCGCGAGGATTGGCGCGATCTTCCGCTCGTCACGATCGATCCGGCCGATGCCAAGGATCATGACGACGCGGTCTATGCGCGTGAAGATGATGACCCGAACAATAAAGGCGGTCATATTGTCGTTGTCGCCATTGCCGATGTCGCCTCCTATGTGAGGCCGCATTCGCAGCTCGACAAGGAAGCGCTCGACCGCGGCAATTCGGTCTATTTCCCGGATCGCGTCGTGCCCATGTTGCCGGAGCGGATCTCGAACGATCTCTGCTCGCTGCGCGCGCTTGAAGACCGGCCGGCCTTGGCGGTACGCATGTTCGTCGATGCGCATGGCCGCAAGCTTCGCCACACATTCCACCGCATCATGATGCGCTCGGCCGCGAAACTCTCCTATCCGCAGGCGCAGGCGGCGATCGACGGCGCGCCGGACGAAACAACCGCGCCGCTTCTAACCTTAACGCTGCGTCCGCTATGGGCCGCCTATGCCGCAATCAAGATCGCGCGCGACCAGCGCGCGCCGCTCGATCTCGACCTGCCGGAGCGCAAGATTCTGCTGAAACCCGACGGTTCGATCGATCGCGTGATCGTACCGCAGAGGCTCGATGCGCATCGGCTCATCGAAGAATTCATGATCATGGCCAATGTCGCCGCAGCCGAGTCGCTCGAAGACAAACGCGAGATGCTGATCTATCGCGTGCATGATGAACCGACCGTCGAGAAGCTTAATAATCTCGCAGAGTTTCTAGCCTCGATCGGCATCAAGCTCGCGAAGGGCCAGGTGCTCCGGCCGGAGCAATTCAACGGCATATTGAAACGCGTGCGCGGCACGGAGAACGAGCAGCTCGTCAATGAAGTCGTGTTGCGGTCGCAGGCGCAAGCCGAATATGCCGCCGAGAACTACGGCCATTTTGGCCTCAACTTGCGCCGCTACGCGCATTTCACCTCGCCGATCCGCCGCTACGCCGATCTCATCGTGCACCGGGCCTTGATCAAGGCTTTGCATTTCGGTCACGGTGGCATGCCAGACATGACGCGCGAGCAATTGGCGGAAATTGCCGCGCGCATCTCTGCGGCGGAGCGTCGCGCCATGGCCGCCGAACGCGAAACGACCGACCGCCTGATCGCTACGCATTTGGCCAATCAGATCGGCGCGCAATTCGAAGGCCGCATCTCGGGCGCGACGCGGGCTGGGCTTTTCGTGAAGCTCGCCGATACGGGTGCCGATGGGTTTATCCCGGCGGCGACGCTCGGAGCGGATTATTTCCGCTACGAGGAGACCCAGCATGCGCTCGTCGGCACGCGCTCCGGCATCACGCACAGGCTCGGCGATCCGGTGACGGTGAAGCTTGTCGAAGCAGCGCCCTTCGCAGGTGCGTTACGTTTCGAGTTGATCGACAGCGAGCCCCGGCGCGGTCAAAGACCGCTCAAGGGCAAGGTGCCACGCGACAGCGGGCCTCATGTTCCAAAGAGCCGATCGCGTCTATCTAAGGCGCATCGATCCTGA
- the topA gene encoding type I DNA topoisomerase, with translation MNVVIVESPAKAKTINKYLGQDYEVYASYGHVRDLPSKDGSVDPETDFTMVWDVDAKSSKRLSDIANAVKHADRVILATDPDREGEAISWHVLEVLKNKRVLKDKTVERVVFNAITKSAVLEAMEHPREIDAALVDAYLARRALDYLVGFNLSPVLWRKLPGARSAGRVQSVALRLVCDRELEIEQFVSREYWSILAHLKTKASQPFAARLIGADGKKIGRLDIGTEAVAKDLQTALERAKFSVVDVESKPAKRHPFAPFTTSTLQQEASRKLGFAPARTMQLAQKLYEGADIDGETVGLITYMRTDGVDMAPEAISAARRVIGKEYGDKYVPKVPRKYLVKAKNAQEAHEAIRPTDLGRLPKHVMRALDPDQARLYELIWTRTIASQMESAELERTTVDIVAKDGTRTLDLRATGQVVRFDGFLKLYQEGKDDDPDDEEGGRLPPMAKDEPLAKDTIDASQHFTEPPPRFTEATLVKRMEELGIGRPSTYASTLAVLKDREYVRIEKKRLVPEDKGRLVTAFLESFFTRYVSFDFTADLEEKLDRVSNSEIDWKQVLRDFWADFSSALAGTKDLRTTQVLDSLNEILGPHIFPPKEDGSSPRACPSCGTGQLSLKLGKFGAFIGCSNYPECKFTRTLADTGAEANGVDGTDRPGVKVLGQDPATGEEISLRDGRFGAYIQLGEGDKPKRSSIPKTMQPSDVDLEKALKLLSLPREVAKHPETKEPILAGLGRFGPYVQHGKTYANIGKDEDILEIGGNRAIDLIVAKESGLSGRRFGGDTAAATRALGDHPSGGAVTIKAGRYGPYVNHGKINATLPREADPTTFTLEEAIALLAGKSAGNASVQGRLLGEHPSGGAITVRNGRFGAYVNHGKVNATLKKDMSPETVTLEEAIRLIEDKGGPVPVRKGTAKKATAKKEAPATKVAAKKTAKAKPVVENDEEPPFEVAPAKKTAGTKAASTEKAPAKAKPAAAAKASAAKAPAKKTAVKKAPAKKAPTKARRA, from the coding sequence ATGAATGTTGTCATCGTCGAATCGCCGGCGAAGGCCAAGACCATCAACAAATATTTGGGCCAGGACTACGAAGTTTATGCCTCATATGGTCATGTCCGGGACTTACCTTCGAAAGACGGCTCCGTCGATCCGGAGACCGATTTCACAATGGTCTGGGACGTCGATGCCAAATCGTCCAAGCGTCTGTCGGACATTGCCAATGCCGTAAAGCACGCCGATCGGGTTATTCTCGCAACCGACCCTGACCGCGAAGGCGAAGCCATTTCCTGGCATGTCCTCGAAGTCTTGAAGAATAAGCGCGTCTTGAAGGATAAGACGGTCGAACGCGTCGTCTTCAACGCGATCACCAAATCCGCCGTGCTCGAAGCGATGGAACATCCGCGCGAGATCGACGCGGCTCTGGTCGATGCCTATCTCGCCCGCCGCGCGCTCGATTATCTTGTCGGCTTCAATCTCTCGCCGGTGCTTTGGCGCAAATTGCCGGGCGCGCGCTCGGCCGGGCGCGTTCAATCCGTGGCGCTGCGGCTTGTCTGCGACCGTGAGCTTGAGATCGAGCAATTCGTCTCGCGCGAATATTGGTCGATCCTGGCGCATTTGAAGACGAAGGCCAGCCAGCCCTTCGCCGCCCGCCTGATCGGCGCCGACGGCAAGAAAATCGGCCGCCTCGATATCGGTACCGAAGCGGTTGCCAAGGATCTCCAGACCGCGCTCGAACGCGCCAAATTTTCGGTCGTAGACGTCGAGTCGAAACCGGCCAAACGGCATCCGTTTGCGCCTTTCACCACCTCGACCCTGCAGCAGGAAGCCTCGCGCAAACTGGGCTTTGCGCCGGCGCGCACCATGCAGCTCGCACAGAAACTCTATGAAGGCGCCGACATAGACGGTGAGACCGTCGGTCTTATTACTTATATGCGAACCGATGGCGTCGACATGGCGCCGGAGGCGATCAGTGCCGCGCGGCGCGTCATCGGCAAGGAATATGGCGACAAATATGTCCCGAAGGTGCCGCGCAAATATTTGGTGAAAGCCAAGAACGCGCAGGAAGCGCATGAGGCCATCCGCCCGACCGATCTCGGCCGTCTGCCGAAACATGTGATGCGCGCGCTCGATCCCGATCAGGCACGTCTCTACGAATTGATCTGGACGCGCACCATCGCAAGCCAGATGGAATCGGCAGAACTCGAACGCACCACGGTCGATATTGTCGCGAAGGACGGGACCCGCACGCTCGATCTGCGCGCGACCGGACAGGTCGTGCGCTTCGACGGCTTCCTGAAGCTCTATCAGGAAGGCAAGGACGACGATCCCGACGATGAAGAAGGTGGTCGCCTGCCGCCGATGGCGAAAGACGAGCCTCTGGCCAAGGACACGATCGACGCCAGCCAGCATTTCACCGAGCCGCCGCCGCGCTTCACCGAAGCCACGCTCGTCAAACGCATGGAAGAACTCGGCATCGGCCGGCCTTCGACCTATGCCTCGACGCTCGCTGTTCTGAAAGACCGCGAATATGTGCGGATCGAGAAGAAAAGGCTCGTGCCGGAAGATAAAGGGCGCCTCGTCACCGCCTTTCTCGAATCGTTCTTCACGCGTTATGTCAGCTTCGATTTCACCGCCGATCTCGAAGAAAAACTGGATCGCGTCTCCAATTCGGAGATCGATTGGAAACAAGTGCTGCGCGATTTCTGGGCCGATTTTTCAAGCGCGCTCGCAGGAACGAAGGATCTGCGCACCACGCAAGTGCTCGACAGTCTCAACGAGATTCTGGGTCCGCATATTTTCCCGCCGAAGGAAGATGGGTCCAGTCCCCGCGCCTGCCCGTCTTGCGGCACGGGGCAACTCTCGCTGAAGCTCGGCAAATTCGGCGCCTTCATCGGCTGCTCGAATTATCCGGAATGCAAATTCACCCGCACGCTGGCCGATACGGGCGCGGAGGCCAATGGCGTCGACGGCACCGATCGCCCCGGCGTCAAAGTGCTGGGCCAGGACCCGGCGACGGGTGAAGAGATCTCGCTGCGCGACGGTCGCTTCGGCGCCTATATTCAGCTTGGCGAGGGCGACAAGCCGAAACGGTCTTCGATCCCGAAAACCATGCAGCCGTCCGACGTCGATTTGGAAAAGGCGCTGAAGCTTTTGTCCTTGCCGCGCGAGGTCGCGAAACATCCCGAAACCAAGGAGCCGATTCTGGCAGGCCTTGGGCGTTTTGGACCCTATGTTCAGCACGGCAAGACCTACGCCAATATCGGCAAGGATGAAGACATATTGGAGATCGGCGGCAATCGCGCGATCGATCTCATCGTCGCCAAGGAAAGCGGCCTCAGCGGCCGGCGCTTCGGCGGCGATACGGCCGCCGCGACGCGCGCGCTTGGCGATCATCCGTCCGGCGGCGCGGTGACGATCAAGGCTGGCCGTTACGGCCCCTATGTCAATCACGGCAAGATCAATGCGACCTTGCCGCGCGAGGCGGACCCGACGACCTTCACGCTCGAAGAAGCAATCGCTCTGCTGGCGGGCAAAAGCGCCGGCAATGCGAGTGTGCAAGGCAGGCTTCTCGGCGAACATCCGTCGGGTGGCGCGATCACCGTGCGTAACGGACGCTTCGGCGCTTACGTGAATCACGGCAAGGTCAATGCGACTCTGAAAAAGGATATGTCGCCCGAGACCGTGACGCTTGAAGAAGCGATCCGCCTCATCGAGGACAAGGGTGGCCCGGTGCCCGTGCGGAAGGGCACGGCAAAGAAGGCCACGGCCAAGAAGGAAGCGCCCGCCACTAAAGTGGCGGCGAAAAAGACCGCTAAGGCCAAACCCGTGGTCGAGAACGACGAAGAGCCGCCATTCGAGGTCGCGCCTGCTAAAAAGACAGCGGGCACTAAAGCGGCGAGCACCGAGAAAGCACCGGCCAAAGCCAAACCCGCCGCTGCGGCGAAGGCCTCAGCGGCAAAGGCTCCAGCGAAGAAAACGGCAGTGAAAAAAGCACCCGCCAAAAAGGCGCCAACCAAGGCCCGCCGCGCGTGA
- a CDS encoding aspartate carbamoyltransferase catalytic subunit: MSELPPKIRFSHRHLLGIEGLSPLDINALLDLAEDAVEVSRQVEKKRMTLRGRTLINLFFEASTRTQSSFELAGKRLGADVMNMSVATSSVKKGETLIDTAMTLNAMRPDIIVVRHAQAGAVHLLAKKVDCAVVNAGDGAHEHPTQALLDALTIRRNKGSISGLTVAICGDILHSRVARSNILLLACLGARVRVIGPSTLLPPGIERMGVEVFTDMRKGLKGADIVMMLRLQRERMSGGFVPSSKEYFRFFGLDEEKLALAKPDALVMHPGPMNRGVEIDSAVADGPQSLIREQVEMGVAVRMAVLEALAQHLPNS; the protein is encoded by the coding sequence ATGTCTGAATTGCCCCCAAAGATACGATTTTCTCACCGGCATTTGCTGGGGATTGAGGGACTTTCGCCGCTTGACATCAATGCTTTGCTTGATCTTGCCGAGGACGCCGTCGAAGTGTCGAGGCAGGTCGAAAAGAAGCGGATGACGCTGCGCGGCCGCACCCTCATCAATCTTTTTTTCGAAGCCTCGACCCGCACCCAATCCTCTTTTGAGCTTGCCGGCAAACGGCTTGGCGCCGACGTCATGAACATGTCGGTTGCGACCTCGAGCGTGAAAAAAGGCGAGACTCTGATCGATACGGCGATGACGCTGAACGCCATGCGGCCGGATATTATCGTGGTGCGCCATGCCCAGGCGGGGGCCGTGCATCTGCTCGCCAAAAAGGTCGATTGCGCGGTCGTCAATGCGGGCGACGGCGCGCATGAACATCCGACCCAGGCTCTGCTCGACGCTTTGACGATCCGCCGCAACAAAGGTTCCATCTCCGGCCTGACGGTGGCGATTTGCGGCGATATCCTGCATTCGCGCGTGGCCCGGTCGAATATTCTGCTTCTCGCTTGCCTCGGCGCGCGCGTGCGCGTGATCGGACCTTCAACGCTCCTGCCGCCCGGCATCGAGCGCATGGGCGTCGAGGTCTTCACAGACATGCGAAAGGGGCTCAAAGGCGCCGACATCGTGATGATGCTGCGCCTGCAGCGCGAGCGAATGAGCGGCGGCTTCGTGCCATCCTCGAAGGAATATTTCCGCTTCTTCGGCCTCGATGAAGAGAAATTGGCCCTCGCGAAGCCGGATGCCTTGGTCATGCATCCGGGCCCCATGAATCGCGGCGTCGAAATCGATTCGGCCGTCGCGGACGGTCCGCAGAGCCTTATTCGCGAACAGGTCGAGATGGGCGTTGCCGTGCGCATGGCCGTCTTGGAAGCGCTCGCGCAACATTTACCGAATAGCTAG
- a CDS encoding dihydroorotase: MATNPGTSISSPSIAHQPLALVNARLIDPDQATETRGGVLVADGFIRDLGASITADALPPHAQIIDCGGDVVAPGLIDMRAFLGEPGAEHRETIASATAAAAAGGITTILMRPDTTPPVDEAAVVDFLLRRARDTGRVRVLPAAALTKGLQGLEIAEIGLLQQAGAIAFSDGARSVRNAQVMRRALAYASDFDALIIHHAEDPDLAAGGMMNEGEFASRLGLTGIPREAEAIMLDRDMRLVNLTRARYHAALVTTTLSVEIIKRAKAAGLPVTCATSINHLTLNENDIGDYRTFLKLAPPLRHEDERRALVEALAEGVIDIVVSDHNPQDVETKRLPFAEAEDGAIGLETMLSAGLRLVTSGEVSLFRLLHAMSTKPAEVLGLPQGRLAKGAPADLIRFDPAEPYVVDRTKLHSRSKNTPFDDARMEGRVKLTLVGGKIAHETI; this comes from the coding sequence ATGGCGACGAACCCCGGCACATCGATTTCCTCCCCGTCGATCGCACATCAGCCATTGGCGCTCGTCAATGCGCGGTTGATCGACCCAGATCAGGCAACCGAAACGCGCGGCGGCGTTTTGGTCGCCGATGGATTCATCCGCGACCTTGGAGCGTCGATCACCGCCGATGCCTTGCCGCCGCACGCACAAATCATCGATTGCGGCGGCGATGTCGTCGCGCCCGGCCTTATCGACATGCGGGCTTTTCTGGGCGAACCCGGTGCCGAGCATCGCGAGACGATTGCTTCCGCAACGGCAGCCGCCGCAGCTGGCGGAATCACGACGATCCTCATGCGCCCCGATACGACGCCGCCGGTCGATGAAGCGGCCGTGGTCGATTTCCTGTTGCGGCGCGCTCGCGACACCGGCCGCGTCCGGGTGCTTCCGGCCGCGGCTTTGACGAAAGGATTGCAGGGGCTGGAGATCGCCGAAATCGGTCTTCTCCAGCAAGCCGGCGCCATCGCCTTCAGCGATGGAGCGCGCAGCGTGCGCAATGCGCAAGTGATGCGCCGGGCCTTGGCCTATGCCAGCGATTTCGACGCGCTCATCATCCATCATGCCGAAGACCCGGATCTCGCGGCCGGCGGCATGATGAACGAAGGCGAATTCGCCTCAAGGCTCGGCCTGACCGGTATTCCGCGCGAGGCCGAAGCCATCATGCTCGATCGTGATATGCGGCTCGTAAACCTCACGCGTGCGCGCTACCATGCCGCGCTCGTTACGACGACACTCTCCGTCGAAATCATCAAAAGAGCGAAGGCCGCGGGCCTGCCGGTGACCTGCGCGACATCCATCAATCATCTGACGCTGAATGAGAATGATATCGGCGATTACCGGACCTTTTTAAAGCTGGCTCCGCCGCTTCGCCATGAGGACGAACGGCGTGCGCTGGTCGAAGCTTTGGCCGAAGGCGTAATCGATATCGTGGTTTCGGATCATAATCCCCAGGATGTCGAAACCAAGCGGCTGCCTTTCGCCGAAGCGGAGGATGGCGCGATCGGTCTTGAGACCATGCTTTCCGCTGGGTTACGGCTTGTGACCTCGGGCGAGGTAAGCCTTTTCCGCTTGCTGCATGCGATGTCGACGAAACCGGCGGAAGTGCTCGGCCTTCCTCAAGGACGCCTTGCCAAGGGCGCACCGGCCGATCTCATCCGATTCGACCCGGCGGAACCCTATGTCGTCGATCGGACAAAGCTCCATTCCCGCAGCAAAAACACGCCCTTTGACGATGCGCGGATGGAAGGCCGTGTAAAATTGACGCTGGTCGGCGGAAAAATCGCGCACGAAACGATCTAA